One Sediminicola sp. YIK13 DNA segment encodes these proteins:
- a CDS encoding patatin-like phospholipase family protein — protein MRALVISGGGSKGAFAGGVAQYLMEVEKRKYDVFVGTSTGGLLIPHLATDNVGKLYDIYTNVNSLSIFSLNPFIVRKKGDRKYVSINFFTILLQFIKGKRTFGESKALKRTIKRNFTFSEYRQILKTHKDVVVTVSNLSKNRVEYKSMRDFSYEEFCEWIWISCNYIPFMSLAKKDGFEYGDGGLGCVVPIQEAIRRGAKVVDAVILESENMDRNKVLGKNPFSLMLSIYGFVLDQIEFHDISEGILSAKHNGVELNLYYTPTKLTENSLVFNKKLMKEWWLQGFEYAQNKAYDANKDR, from the coding sequence ATGAGAGCATTAGTAATAAGCGGAGGAGGTAGTAAGGGCGCTTTTGCTGGTGGTGTGGCCCAATACCTTATGGAAGTCGAAAAGAGGAAGTACGACGTATTTGTGGGCACCTCTACTGGAGGTCTGTTAATTCCCCATTTGGCCACAGACAATGTAGGCAAGTTATACGATATTTACACCAACGTAAATTCTCTATCCATTTTTAGTCTAAATCCTTTTATAGTGCGTAAAAAGGGAGATAGAAAATACGTTTCCATCAACTTTTTTACCATCTTGCTACAGTTCATAAAAGGAAAAAGAACCTTTGGGGAAAGTAAGGCCTTAAAAAGGACCATCAAAAGAAACTTCACATTTAGTGAGTACAGACAGATCCTAAAGACACACAAAGATGTAGTGGTCACGGTATCCAATCTCTCCAAGAATAGAGTGGAATATAAGTCTATGAGGGATTTCTCCTATGAGGAGTTTTGTGAATGGATATGGATATCTTGTAATTACATTCCTTTTATGTCCCTTGCGAAAAAAGACGGATTTGAATATGGTGATGGCGGATTGGGTTGCGTAGTGCCCATACAGGAAGCTATTCGCAGGGGTGCCAAGGTTGTGGATGCCGTTATCTTGGAATCAGAAAATATGGACCGGAACAAGGTACTTGGCAAAAACCCGTTTTCCCTAATGTTGAGTATTTATGGATTTGTATTGGATCAAATTGAATTTCACGATATTTCAGAAGGCATCCTGTCGGCTAAACATAATGGCGTAGAGCTAAACCTATATTATACGCCTACCAAACTAACAGAAAATTCTTTGGTCTTCAATAAGAAATTGATGAAGGAGTGGTGGCTCCAGGGCTTTGAGTATGCCCAAAACAAGGCTTATGATGCTAATAAAGACAGGTAA
- a CDS encoding DUF7935 family protein, with the protein MTGDQIYQMFAYLLPAIVTGAVAFYFFRLHTKNEEGRRRYLLHKDSQKNTLPIRLQAYERMALFLERISIPSLVVRVKPLSTNKMDYENLLIKNIENEFEHNLSQQIYLSDECWSVIKASKNATIKAIRSAAMSQADTSDKLREDILNETMDKQSPSATALAYVKKEISELW; encoded by the coding sequence ATGACAGGAGACCAAATTTATCAGATGTTTGCCTATTTATTACCCGCAATCGTAACAGGAGCCGTGGCTTTTTATTTTTTCAGATTGCATACCAAGAATGAAGAAGGGCGCAGAAGATATTTGTTGCACAAGGATTCCCAGAAAAACACTTTACCTATACGCCTACAGGCCTATGAGCGTATGGCCTTGTTCTTGGAGCGTATTTCCATACCAAGCCTTGTAGTTAGGGTGAAGCCCCTGTCCACCAATAAGATGGATTATGAAAATTTATTGATCAAGAATATAGAAAATGAATTTGAGCACAACCTGTCCCAACAAATATATCTTTCGGATGAGTGTTGGAGCGTTATAAAAGCCTCTAAGAATGCTACCATAAAAGCTATTAGAAGCGCAGCGATGAGTCAGGCTGATACCTCAGACAAACTAAGGGAGGATATCCTGAACGAGACCATGGACAAGCAATCACCATCGGCAACTGCTTTGGCCTATGTCAAAAAAGAAATAAGCGAACTTTGGTAG
- the leuD gene encoding 3-isopropylmalate dehydratase small subunit: MAYDKFEILKSSAVPLPIENVDTDQIIPARFLKATERVGFGDNLFRDWRYNADGSPKEDFVLNQSKYSGKILVGGKNFGSGSSREHAAWSVYDYGFRCVVSSFFADIFRNNCLNVGVLPVQVSAEFLEKIYASIEADPKSELEINLKEQTITILATGEQESFDINVYKKDNMLNGFDDIDYLLNMKEEITEFSQDLPL, from the coding sequence ATGGCATACGATAAATTTGAAATACTAAAAAGCAGCGCGGTTCCACTTCCTATTGAAAATGTGGATACCGATCAAATCATACCTGCCCGATTTTTAAAGGCTACGGAACGTGTTGGCTTTGGGGACAATCTTTTTAGGGATTGGAGATACAATGCAGATGGTTCCCCTAAGGAGGATTTTGTACTCAATCAATCCAAATACAGTGGTAAAATTTTAGTAGGTGGTAAAAACTTTGGCTCTGGTTCTTCCAGGGAACATGCAGCATGGTCCGTTTATGATTATGGATTCCGCTGTGTGGTATCCAGTTTCTTTGCGGATATTTTTAGAAATAACTGTTTGAACGTTGGCGTACTGCCCGTTCAGGTCAGTGCTGAATTTTTGGAAAAAATATATGCTTCCATAGAGGCTGACCCTAAATCCGAATTGGAAATCAATCTAAAGGAGCAGACTATCACCATCCTTGCAACGGGTGAACAAGAATCTTTTGATATCAATGTTTACAAGAAAGATAATATGCTAAACGGATTTGATGATATTGATTATCTCTTGAACATGAAGGAAGAGATAACCGAATTTTCTCAGGACCTGCCATTATAA
- a CDS encoding amidohydrolase, whose product MKNKAFLGLILFGAMASAQGPNLDAQYKSVENKVIEWRRDFHQHPELSNREYKTAEKIAAHLKSLGIEVQTGVAKTGVVGILKGNLPGKVVALRADIDALPVVERNDLPYKSTVTAEFLGEKVGVMHACGHDTHTAILMGVAEVLSKNKDQIRGTVKFIFQPAEEGAPPGEEGGASLMIKEGVMENPKVDAIFGLHINSATPVGTIRYKSGGTMAAAQRFVINVKGKQSHGSQPWSGVDPIVISAKIIDGLQTIISREAELTKEAAVITVGKINSGVRFNIIPESAEMIGTIRTLDYDMQALINRRMKEMVPTLAKAYGGDATIEITNSTEITFNDPDLVAQMLPTMEKVAGAENVLPQKAVTGAEDFSYFQKVVPGFYFFLGGMTPGNKDAFPHHTPDFKIDDSGLLLGVKTLTQMSLDYLNAAAK is encoded by the coding sequence ATGAAAAACAAAGCATTTTTAGGACTTATCCTATTTGGGGCGATGGCTTCCGCACAAGGGCCTAATTTGGACGCCCAATATAAGTCCGTTGAAAACAAGGTAATAGAATGGAGAAGGGACTTCCACCAACATCCAGAATTATCGAACCGTGAATACAAAACAGCCGAAAAAATAGCTGCCCACCTTAAATCCTTGGGTATAGAAGTACAAACAGGTGTTGCCAAAACTGGGGTGGTAGGTATCCTCAAAGGAAATTTACCAGGAAAAGTAGTGGCACTGAGAGCGGACATCGATGCTCTCCCTGTAGTTGAAAGAAACGACCTCCCCTATAAGTCTACAGTTACCGCCGAGTTCTTGGGAGAAAAGGTTGGGGTAATGCATGCCTGTGGACATGATACGCATACTGCTATTTTAATGGGGGTTGCAGAAGTACTTTCCAAAAACAAGGATCAGATTAGAGGAACTGTAAAGTTCATTTTTCAACCTGCCGAAGAGGGTGCACCCCCGGGAGAGGAAGGCGGCGCTTCTTTGATGATCAAGGAAGGAGTTATGGAAAACCCAAAGGTAGATGCCATATTTGGGTTACATATCAATTCTGCCACTCCTGTTGGAACCATCCGCTATAAATCCGGTGGTACCATGGCAGCGGCACAACGCTTTGTAATCAACGTAAAAGGAAAACAGAGCCATGGATCACAACCATGGTCTGGCGTAGATCCTATAGTTATCAGTGCTAAAATAATAGACGGATTACAAACCATCATAAGCAGGGAAGCCGAGCTCACCAAAGAAGCCGCGGTTATTACGGTTGGTAAAATAAACAGTGGAGTGCGTTTTAATATCATACCGGAAAGTGCGGAAATGATAGGAACCATCCGTACCTTGGATTATGACATGCAGGCATTGATCAACAGACGTATGAAAGAAATGGTTCCTACATTGGCGAAGGCCTATGGAGGGGATGCTACCATAGAAATAACCAACAGTACAGAGATTACCTTTAACGACCCTGACCTGGTAGCACAGATGCTGCCAACGATGGAGAAAGTCGCCGGTGCTGAAAATGTGCTACCCCAAAAGGCGGTTACCGGAGCCGAGGATTTTTCCTATTTCCAAAAAGTAGTCCCTGGGTTTTACTTCTTTTTAGGTGGGATGACCCCCGGAAATAAGGATGCCTTCCCTCATCATACACCCGATTTTAAAATAGATGATAGTGGTCTTCTTTTGGGCGTAAAAACCCTTACTCAAATGAGTTTGGACTACCTAAATGCTGCCGCGAAATAA
- the leuC gene encoding 3-isopropylmalate dehydratase large subunit: MKKTLFDKVWDSHVVRKIENGPDVLFIDRHMIHEVTSPVAFLGLKSRGIGVKHPERTFATADHNTPTINQHLPVADPLSANQLRALEENSKEHGISYWGLGHEKNGIVHVVGPEYGITQPGATIVCGDSHTSTHGAFGAIAFGIGTSEVEMVLATQCIMQTKPKSMRINVKGDLNFGVTPKDVALYIISQLTTSGATGYFVEYAGDVFKNMSMEGRMTVCNLSIEMGARGGMIAPDEKTLDYVKGREFTPEGKAWDKAMAYWKTLKTDEGATFDKEVTFNGSDIEPMITYGTNPGMGMGISNDIPNAEAVEGGVATYKKSLQYMAFGEGDSMIGKPIDFVFLGSCTNGRIEDFRAFASIVKGRKKASNVTAWLVPGSHKVESAIKEEGILDILNEAGFELREPGCSACLAMNDDKVPAGKYAVSTSNRNFEGRQGPGSRTLLASPLVAAAAAVTGRVTDPRELMEKVETV, encoded by the coding sequence ATGAAAAAGACATTATTTGACAAGGTATGGGATTCCCATGTAGTACGAAAAATTGAAAATGGTCCAGATGTATTGTTCATAGACCGTCATATGATCCATGAAGTTACTAGCCCTGTTGCTTTTTTAGGTCTCAAAAGTAGGGGAATCGGTGTAAAACACCCAGAGCGTACCTTTGCTACAGCAGATCATAATACCCCAACCATTAACCAACACTTGCCTGTTGCCGATCCATTATCGGCCAATCAACTTAGGGCTTTGGAAGAGAACTCCAAAGAACACGGCATTAGCTATTGGGGATTGGGACATGAAAAAAACGGTATTGTTCACGTGGTAGGTCCGGAATATGGAATTACCCAACCTGGTGCCACTATAGTATGTGGGGATTCACATACTTCTACCCATGGGGCTTTTGGTGCCATAGCATTTGGTATCGGAACCTCAGAAGTTGAAATGGTCCTTGCCACCCAGTGCATTATGCAGACCAAGCCCAAAAGCATGCGTATTAATGTAAAAGGAGATCTGAACTTCGGGGTAACACCAAAGGATGTGGCCCTATATATCATCTCTCAATTAACCACTTCAGGTGCAACTGGCTACTTTGTGGAATACGCCGGGGATGTGTTTAAAAACATGAGTATGGAGGGTCGTATGACGGTCTGTAACCTCAGTATAGAAATGGGTGCCCGTGGTGGAATGATCGCTCCTGATGAAAAAACGTTAGACTATGTAAAAGGTCGTGAATTTACCCCCGAAGGTAAAGCATGGGACAAAGCAATGGCGTACTGGAAAACATTGAAAACCGATGAAGGTGCCACTTTTGATAAAGAAGTGACCTTTAATGGTTCCGATATTGAACCAATGATCACCTATGGGACCAATCCAGGAATGGGTATGGGTATTTCCAATGATATTCCAAATGCCGAGGCTGTGGAAGGTGGGGTTGCCACCTATAAGAAGTCCTTGCAGTACATGGCCTTTGGAGAGGGTGATTCCATGATTGGAAAGCCTATAGATTTTGTTTTCTTAGGAAGTTGTACCAATGGAAGGATAGAAGATTTCAGGGCGTTCGCCTCTATTGTTAAAGGAAGAAAAAAAGCATCAAACGTGACTGCCTGGTTGGTGCCTGGTTCACATAAGGTAGAGTCAGCCATTAAGGAAGAAGGTATTTTGGATATCCTGAACGAAGCCGGATTTGAACTTCGTGAACCAGGATGTTCCGCTTGCTTGGCCATGAATGACGATAAAGTCCCTGCCGGAAAATATGCCGTGAGTACTTCCAATAGAAATTTTGAAGGGAGACAAGGGCCAGGTTCCAGAACCTTATTGGCCAGTCCGTTGGTTGCCGCCGCCGCCGCGGTAACAGGAAGGGTAACAGATCCAAGAGAATTAATGGAGAAAGTAGAAACCGTCTAA
- a CDS encoding DsrE family protein, translated as MKKILISTFCLVLFTSFNNTFAQTKNAGPIIEEFGKVFRVENPDVKVDIEKEFKVVFDVTGSSEDMGELNLSIETAARFLNMHAQAGVPKDQLKVALVVHSKAGKDLLNNAAYQSRYKVDNPNLYLVKTLLDANVQVILCGQSAASRGFERTELIPGVQISLSAMTALIQLNGEGYTILKL; from the coding sequence ATGAAAAAAATATTGATTTCAACTTTTTGTTTAGTGCTTTTCACTTCATTCAATAACACATTTGCCCAAACCAAAAATGCAGGACCCATCATTGAGGAATTCGGCAAAGTATTCCGAGTGGAAAATCCGGATGTAAAAGTGGATATCGAAAAAGAATTCAAAGTAGTTTTTGATGTGACCGGTAGTTCTGAGGATATGGGCGAACTTAATCTGTCTATCGAAACAGCAGCCCGATTTTTGAATATGCACGCCCAAGCCGGGGTACCTAAAGACCAGTTAAAAGTGGCTTTGGTAGTTCATAGTAAGGCAGGTAAAGACCTCTTGAATAATGCTGCCTATCAATCGAGATATAAAGTTGATAATCCAAATTTATATTTGGTCAAGACACTATTGGATGCCAATGTTCAGGTGATTTTATGCGGTCAATCAGCAGCGTCACGAGGTTTTGAAAGAACAGAACTGATCCCTGGGGTCCAAATCTCACTTTCGGCCATGACGGCCTTGATACAGCTCAATGGGGAAGGCTACACAATTTTAAAATTATAA
- a CDS encoding M1 family metallopeptidase encodes MQKVFLSILLCFFQISFAQRQDKVDFTHADVSVTIDPNSQEITGSVSYTFNTNEKVSSFFLDAKAMEFSTVLLNDKKVKYTIEANKITLYKKLRKNSTNKLLLNYRVKPSQAVYFIGWDQKDSNPQIWTQGQGKYTSHWLPSFDDMTEKVEFDLQLTFDKRYEVIANGNLKNTEISGGLKTWNYDMTAPMSSYLLAFAIGNYTQQAERSNSGIPLEMYYYPSDSSNVEPTYRYSKQIFDFLEAQIGIPYPWQNYKQIPVRDFLYAGMENTGATIFSDAYVIDSMAFVDRNYVNINAHELAHQWFGNLVTEEDASHHWLQEGFATYYAYLSEKEVFGEDHFYWKLYETAQQLKELSIAGKGEALDDPKASSLTFYEKGAWALFKLHDHLGDAAHKKGIGEYLRKYQFQNVTIPQFIASMEAASSLDLTEFERIWIKNTDFPFELAMESLKKHSPSISSFYELQRELTTTKGTNEAIIIRFWDQSDSDFLKTAILQNYYTSLSESFLRKVLDEGSGRIRQVLAINTPKVTKGLKSDFETLLDDASYVTKENALYKLWIYYPEDRGVYLDKTETCIGLPNKNVRLLWLTLAMITKDYQPEKKSVFYSELSGYTASNYSMEVRQGAFQYLSDTVGLSDQNLLDLVNACLHHTWQFRKFSRDLLDQLLENENYKKRLNVLKEKLNKEELRYINSKTT; translated from the coding sequence ATGCAGAAAGTTTTTTTGAGTATTCTTCTTTGCTTCTTCCAGATCTCCTTCGCACAGCGACAAGATAAGGTAGACTTCACCCACGCGGATGTTTCGGTCACCATAGACCCAAATTCCCAAGAAATTACAGGATCGGTCAGTTATACTTTTAATACGAATGAAAAGGTTTCCTCTTTCTTTTTGGATGCCAAAGCGATGGAGTTTTCTACGGTACTTCTCAATGATAAAAAAGTGAAATACACTATTGAAGCCAATAAAATCACCCTATATAAAAAACTGAGAAAGAACAGTACAAACAAGTTGTTGCTGAATTACAGGGTAAAACCCTCCCAAGCGGTATATTTTATTGGTTGGGATCAAAAAGATTCCAATCCGCAGATTTGGACCCAAGGCCAGGGTAAATATACCAGCCATTGGCTGCCCAGTTTTGATGATATGACCGAGAAGGTGGAGTTTGACCTGCAGCTTACATTTGATAAAAGGTATGAGGTCATTGCCAACGGCAACTTAAAAAATACTGAAATATCAGGGGGTCTAAAAACGTGGAATTACGATATGACAGCACCGATGAGCAGCTATTTACTAGCTTTTGCTATTGGCAATTACACTCAACAAGCAGAGCGTTCCAACTCTGGAATTCCCTTGGAAATGTACTATTACCCCTCGGACAGCAGCAATGTTGAACCTACGTACAGGTATTCTAAACAAATTTTCGATTTTTTAGAGGCGCAAATCGGGATTCCCTATCCTTGGCAGAACTACAAGCAGATTCCAGTTAGGGATTTTCTTTATGCGGGGATGGAGAATACGGGAGCCACCATTTTTTCCGATGCCTATGTGATCGACTCCATGGCTTTTGTTGATAGAAATTACGTGAATATCAATGCCCACGAATTGGCACACCAATGGTTTGGGAATCTGGTTACGGAAGAAGACGCTTCCCATCATTGGCTACAGGAAGGTTTTGCCACTTATTACGCGTACCTCTCCGAAAAAGAAGTGTTTGGTGAGGATCATTTCTATTGGAAATTATATGAAACAGCTCAACAATTAAAGGAATTGTCCATTGCAGGCAAAGGGGAAGCCTTAGATGACCCCAAAGCTTCCAGCCTTACTTTCTATGAAAAAGGAGCTTGGGCTTTGTTTAAGTTGCATGACCATTTGGGAGATGCAGCCCATAAAAAAGGCATTGGGGAATATCTCCGAAAATATCAATTTCAAAACGTGACCATTCCACAATTTATAGCCTCTATGGAGGCTGCCAGTAGTTTGGACCTGACTGAGTTTGAGAGGATTTGGATAAAAAATACCGATTTCCCTTTTGAACTGGCCATGGAGAGTCTAAAAAAGCATTCTCCTTCAATATCCTCTTTTTATGAGCTTCAGAGAGAATTAACGACCACAAAAGGCACTAATGAGGCTATTATCATTCGATTTTGGGACCAGAGTGATTCAGATTTTCTCAAAACAGCCATCCTCCAAAATTATTATACTTCGCTTTCCGAGTCCTTTTTGCGCAAAGTATTAGATGAAGGTAGTGGCAGGATTAGACAAGTATTGGCCATCAATACACCCAAAGTGACCAAAGGCCTAAAATCGGATTTCGAAACTCTTTTGGATGATGCAAGTTATGTGACCAAAGAGAATGCACTGTATAAACTATGGATTTATTATCCGGAAGATAGGGGAGTGTATTTGGATAAAACTGAAACATGTATTGGTCTTCCCAATAAAAATGTTCGATTGTTGTGGCTTACTTTGGCCATGATCACTAAAGATTACCAGCCCGAAAAAAAATCGGTTTTCTACTCCGAATTAAGCGGTTATACCGCATCAAATTATTCCATGGAAGTACGCCAGGGAGCTTTTCAATACCTATCGGATACTGTGGGACTGTCCGATCAAAATTTGCTGGATTTGGTCAATGCCTGCCTCCATCATACTTGGCAATTTAGAAAGTTCTCCAGGGATTTACTTGACCAGCTCTTGGAGAATGAGAATTACAAAAAACGGCTCAATGTTCTTAAGGAAAAACTAAACAAAGAAGAATTGCGTTATATTAACAGTAAAACAACCTAA
- the recG gene encoding ATP-dependent DNA helicase RecG, whose protein sequence is MNSNSLQTPIVYLKGVGPNRAETLQSELGIHTYQDLINLFPNRYIDKTQYYKINQLQRNSADVQVLGKITHIKSVEQKKGKRLVATFVDDTGQMELVWFRGQKWIRENIKLNTPYVIFGRTNFYNGTFSMPHPEMELQSEHEKGIQIAMQPIYPSTEKLSNKGITNKVINKLMQQLFIETKGHFKETLSEPLLNQLHLLPKSKAMFNIHFPKSTELLAKAQFRLKFEELFYVQLQLISKKLLRKQKIKGYNFDKVGTIFNEFYKNHLPFELTNAQKRVIKEIRTDLGSNAQMNRLLQGDVGSGKTIVALMTMLLAIDNGFQACLMAPTEILANQHYNGIKELLSGVGIEIALLTGSVKKSARRVIHENLESGNLHILIGTHALLEDKVQFKNLGLAIIDEQHRFGVAQRSKLWHKNEMPPHILVMTATPIPRTLAMSLYGDLDISVIDELPPGRKPIKTVHRYDANRLKVFAFIRDEIKKGRQIYIVYPLIQESEALDYKDLMDGYASISRDFPLPDYQISIVHGQLKPEDKDYEMERFVSGKTQIMVATTVIEVGVNVPNASVMIIESAERFGLSQLHQLRGRVGRGADQSFCILMTSHKLSAEAKTRLDTMVSTNDGFEISEVDLKLRGPGDLMGTQQSGVLNLKIADIIKDNDILKAARYHVLQLLKEDPSLQKEENHVIRYTYAQLIKFKNIWNYIS, encoded by the coding sequence ATGAATTCCAATTCCCTACAAACGCCTATCGTTTACCTGAAAGGAGTAGGCCCCAATAGGGCCGAAACACTCCAATCGGAGCTGGGAATCCATACCTACCAAGATCTCATCAACCTATTTCCGAATAGATATATAGATAAAACCCAATATTATAAAATAAACCAGCTGCAGCGGAACAGTGCCGATGTCCAAGTACTTGGAAAAATTACCCATATAAAGTCGGTGGAGCAGAAGAAGGGAAAACGCCTGGTCGCCACCTTTGTGGATGATACCGGACAAATGGAACTCGTCTGGTTTAGGGGGCAAAAATGGATACGGGAAAATATAAAACTGAATACTCCTTATGTAATCTTTGGTAGGACCAATTTTTACAATGGGACATTCTCCATGCCCCATCCAGAAATGGAACTACAATCCGAGCATGAGAAGGGTATCCAGATCGCCATGCAGCCCATATATCCCTCCACTGAAAAACTCAGCAACAAGGGAATAACGAATAAGGTGATCAATAAGCTGATGCAGCAATTGTTCATAGAGACCAAGGGACATTTCAAGGAAACCTTATCCGAACCGCTGCTGAACCAATTACACCTGCTTCCTAAAAGCAAGGCGATGTTCAACATTCATTTCCCAAAGAGTACGGAACTGTTGGCAAAAGCTCAATTTCGATTAAAATTCGAGGAACTTTTTTACGTGCAACTGCAACTGATCTCTAAAAAACTCCTGCGCAAACAAAAGATTAAAGGTTATAATTTTGACAAGGTTGGAACTATTTTCAATGAATTTTACAAAAACCACCTCCCTTTTGAACTGACCAACGCCCAAAAAAGAGTAATCAAGGAAATTAGAACCGATCTGGGCAGCAATGCCCAAATGAATCGGTTGCTCCAAGGGGATGTTGGCTCAGGGAAGACCATTGTGGCCCTTATGACGATGCTCTTGGCCATTGACAACGGATTTCAAGCGTGTTTAATGGCACCAACAGAAATCTTGGCCAACCAGCACTACAATGGCATAAAAGAACTCTTGAGCGGTGTAGGTATTGAGATAGCCCTCTTGACCGGATCTGTAAAAAAATCGGCACGCCGCGTTATCCATGAAAACTTGGAAAGTGGGAATCTTCATATTCTAATTGGAACCCATGCCTTATTGGAGGATAAGGTACAGTTTAAGAATTTAGGGCTTGCCATTATTGATGAACAGCATCGATTTGGGGTAGCCCAACGATCTAAATTATGGCATAAAAACGAAATGCCTCCCCATATCCTTGTAATGACGGCAACTCCTATTCCCCGTACTTTGGCAATGAGCCTTTATGGGGACCTGGATATTTCTGTCATAGATGAACTCCCCCCTGGAAGGAAACCTATAAAAACGGTACATAGATACGATGCCAACAGATTGAAGGTATTTGCCTTTATTAGGGATGAAATTAAAAAAGGACGACAGATCTATATTGTTTATCCCTTGATCCAGGAATCCGAAGCACTGGATTACAAAGATTTAATGGATGGGTATGCCAGTATTTCGCGGGACTTTCCTCTCCCCGACTATCAAATTTCAATTGTTCATGGCCAACTAAAGCCAGAGGACAAGGATTATGAAATGGAACGGTTTGTCTCGGGTAAAACCCAGATCATGGTAGCTACTACGGTTATTGAGGTAGGGGTAAATGTCCCAAATGCCTCCGTAATGATCATTGAAAGTGCCGAACGCTTTGGATTATCCCAATTACACCAATTGAGAGGAAGGGTTGGACGTGGTGCGGATCAAAGTTTTTGTATCCTAATGACCAGCCATAAATTATCTGCAGAAGCAAAAACCAGATTGGATACCATGGTAAGTACCAATGACGGATTTGAGATTTCGGAGGTGGATCTTAAACTCAGGGGGCCGGGGGATTTAATGGGTACCCAACAAAGTGGTGTCCTTAATTTGAAAATAGCGGACATCATAAAAGACAATGATATTTTAAAAGCTGCCAGATACCACGTATTACAATTATTAAAGGAAGACCCTTCATTGCAAAAAGAGGAAAATCATGTTATTCGGTATACCTATGCCCAATTGATAAAATTCAAGAATATTTGGAATTATATCAGTTAA
- a CDS encoding patatin-like phospholipase family protein, with the protein MRAMVISGGGSKGAFAGGVAQYLMQEQKHNYDLFIGTSTGSLLISHLALHKIEKIKEVYTNVNQNNIFSNCPFVVKKKYGIENIGIDHINVMKNFFKGSKTFGESHNLLTLIKNTLTVEEFEALQNGPKDIVITVSNLSLNQVEYKSIMDFTYDEFCEWIWISCNYTPFMTLVKKNGCEYADGGLGSMVPIEEAIKRGATVVDAIILQTEITHLNRMPSKNVFSLLTSMFAFMLDRIEHQNIRIGKYVAKHNDAIINFYYTPTVLTTNSLIFNKERMTAWWESGYDFAKHKNLELNPIEPQ; encoded by the coding sequence ATGAGGGCAATGGTAATTTCAGGTGGTGGAAGTAAAGGAGCCTTTGCGGGCGGAGTTGCCCAATACCTCATGCAAGAACAGAAACACAATTACGACCTTTTTATTGGAACATCTACCGGTAGTTTACTCATTTCCCATCTGGCACTTCATAAGATTGAAAAAATCAAAGAAGTGTACACCAATGTAAACCAAAACAACATTTTTAGTAATTGCCCCTTTGTTGTTAAAAAGAAATATGGCATTGAAAACATTGGTATTGATCACATCAATGTAATGAAGAACTTTTTCAAGGGCAGTAAAACATTTGGAGAAAGCCATAATCTATTAACATTGATCAAAAATACCCTAACGGTCGAGGAGTTTGAAGCGCTACAGAACGGCCCAAAAGATATTGTTATTACAGTATCAAATCTTTCACTCAATCAGGTAGAGTATAAATCCATCATGGATTTTACCTATGACGAATTTTGTGAGTGGATTTGGATTTCCTGTAATTATACCCCCTTTATGACTTTGGTGAAAAAGAATGGCTGTGAATATGCAGATGGAGGTCTTGGAAGTATGGTTCCCATAGAGGAAGCTATAAAAAGAGGGGCTACTGTTGTGGATGCAATTATTTTACAGACCGAAATCACCCATTTAAACCGCATGCCCTCAAAAAACGTATTTTCTTTATTGACAAGCATGTTTGCATTTATGCTGGATCGTATCGAGCATCAAAATATCCGCATCGGGAAATATGTAGCCAAACACAACGATGCCATTATCAATTTTTATTACACTCCAACTGTGTTGACCACCAACTCATTGATTTTCAACAAAGAACGGATGACGGCATGGTGGGAAAGTGGATATGATTTTGCCAAACATAAAAATTTAGAACTTAATCCGATAGAACCTCAATGA